Proteins from a single region of Chryseobacterium sp. W4I1:
- a CDS encoding pyruvate dehydrogenase complex E1 component subunit beta, with protein MAEYTFREVIAQAMSEEMRKDESIFLMGEEVAEYNGAYKASKGMLDEFGAKRVIDTPIAELGFTGIAVGAAMNGNRPIVEYMTFNFALVGIDQIINNAAKIRQMSGGQWNCPIVFRGPTASAGQLGATHSQAFENWFANIPGLKVVVPSNPYDAKGLLKTAIQDNDPVIFMESEQMYGDKMEIPEEEYYLPIGKADIKREGTDVTLVSFGKIMKLAIQAAEDMAKEGISVEVIDLRTVRPLDFDTVLASVKKTNRLVILEEAWPFGSVSSEITYMVQQKAFDYLDAPIKRITTPDAPAPYSAALFAEWFPKLEKVKEEIKKAMYVK; from the coding sequence ATGGCAGAATATACTTTTCGTGAGGTAATTGCACAGGCAATGAGCGAGGAAATGCGTAAAGACGAATCCATCTTTTTAATGGGGGAGGAAGTTGCAGAATACAATGGTGCATACAAAGCTTCAAAAGGAATGCTGGATGAGTTTGGCGCCAAAAGAGTAATCGATACACCTATTGCAGAACTTGGTTTTACAGGGATTGCTGTAGGAGCTGCGATGAATGGTAACAGACCCATTGTAGAGTATATGACCTTCAATTTTGCGTTGGTAGGTATTGATCAGATTATTAATAATGCTGCGAAAATCCGCCAGATGAGCGGTGGTCAGTGGAATTGTCCAATCGTTTTCCGTGGTCCTACTGCTTCTGCAGGTCAATTAGGAGCTACCCACTCTCAGGCTTTTGAAAACTGGTTTGCTAATATTCCGGGCCTTAAAGTAGTGGTTCCTTCCAATCCATATGATGCAAAAGGATTATTAAAAACGGCTATCCAGGACAATGACCCGGTTATTTTCATGGAATCTGAGCAGATGTATGGTGATAAAATGGAAATTCCAGAAGAAGAATATTACCTGCCGATAGGTAAAGCAGATATCAAAAGAGAAGGTACGGATGTAACTTTAGTTTCTTTCGGGAAAATCATGAAGCTGGCTATTCAGGCTGCTGAAGATATGGCTAAAGAAGGGATCTCTGTAGAAGTGATTGACCTTAGAACAGTTCGTCCTCTTGATTTTGACACCGTTTTGGCTTCTGTTAAAAAAACAAACAGACTCGTGATCTTAGAAGAAGCGTGGCCATTTGGTTCAGTATCTTCTGAAATTACCTATATGGTACAGCAAAAAGCATTTGACTACCTTGATGCTCCTATCAAGAGAATTACAACGCCTGATGCTCCTGCACCATATTCCGCTGCATTATTTGCAGAATGGTTCCCTAAGCTTGAAAAAGTGAAAGAGGAAATTAAAAAAGCGATGTACGTAAAATAA
- a CDS encoding RNA polymerase sigma factor, whose amino-acid sequence MSTELEKTFVEFFKPNQRLIHKICRIYTDNTEDHQDLFQEITVQLWRSFPGFKGEAKFSTWMYKVALNTAMTLFRKPQKRGLQHTDVDVSSLKMEYEVYEDDEYKLKKMYKAIYELSDVEKALIMMYLEDKSYREIGEVLGITEGNARVKMNRAKNNLKAKISIK is encoded by the coding sequence ATGAGCACAGAACTGGAGAAAACCTTTGTTGAATTTTTTAAGCCTAATCAAAGGCTTATTCACAAAATATGCAGGATATATACAGATAATACAGAAGATCATCAGGATTTGTTTCAGGAAATTACGGTTCAGCTTTGGAGATCCTTCCCGGGATTTAAAGGAGAGGCTAAATTTTCAACATGGATGTATAAAGTAGCGCTCAATACGGCAATGACCCTGTTTAGAAAACCTCAGAAAAGAGGTTTGCAACATACTGATGTAGATGTTTCTTCTTTGAAAATGGAATATGAAGTGTATGAAGATGATGAGTACAAGCTGAAAAAAATGTATAAAGCCATCTATGAGCTGTCTGATGTAGAAAAAGCTCTGATCATGATGTACCTGGAAGATAAATCCTATAGAGAAATCGGAGAAGTTCTCGGAATAACTGAAGGAAATGCAAGAGTAAAGATGAACAGGGCGAAGAATAATTTAAAAGCCAAAATAAGCATAAAATAA
- a CDS encoding DUF2147 domain-containing protein has product MKKVLLTFVLSLFGVLSFAQIEGKWKTIDDETKQAKSVVEIYKKTDGKYYGKVSQLLIKPADPNCSSCKDDRKGKPILGLEIIRGLKKEGNEFTGGTITDPKTGKTYKCTITKSGDKLNVRGYMGVSILGRTQTWDKVN; this is encoded by the coding sequence ATGAAAAAAGTATTATTGACATTCGTGCTTTCTCTGTTTGGCGTATTATCGTTTGCACAGATCGAAGGAAAGTGGAAAACCATAGATGATGAAACCAAGCAGGCCAAATCTGTTGTTGAGATCTATAAAAAGACTGACGGAAAGTATTACGGAAAAGTTTCACAGCTGCTTATAAAGCCAGCAGACCCAAACTGCAGTTCATGTAAAGATGACAGAAAAGGGAAGCCAATCTTAGGACTGGAGATCATCAGAGGACTGAAAAAAGAAGGGAATGAATTCACTGGAGGAACTATTACAGACCCTAAAACAGGTAAAACTTACAAATGTACCATCACAAAAAGCGGTGACAAACTAAATGTAAGAGGATACATGGGAGTATCTATATTAGGAAGAACCCAGACCTGGGATAAAGTAAATTAA
- a CDS encoding LTA synthase family protein, which yields MKFFKEFRKQEVLVLVYRIFLAYVFYQIARLLFWYFNKELIKVDSVSDYFSLAFHGTAFDTTAILYVNALFILLSLVPIIINTKKTYQTVLFWLYFVTNGIAYAMNFGDFIYYKFSQARLTSTALDVAKHESNVFKVFTVSLGQHPFVLIWFVVLMAVWVFLYKKVKITEQKPKHLIPYFIWSVLTLCGTAVLVVGGIRGDFKHSTRPINLVDANRFVVNPLQGNIVLNSTFSFFRTLGTNNFKEVHFVDEKYIADHVQPYKIYDRKVENRPNVVIFIVESFGREYSGAFNKDKNIKGYVSYTPFIDSLAGQSLIFPNTFANGRQSIHGMSSVLAGIPSLTDAFTSSPYSNQKIQSIVSVCNDLGYDTSFYHGAPNGSMGFLGFGNILGFKHYFGKNEYNHDEDFDGMWAIWDEPFLQYFAKNVGKKQPFMTTVFTASSHHPFKIPEKYNGKFKKGTIEMHEPIQYTDYAIKKYFETAKKEPWFNNTIFVFTGDHTNQVAYGEYEKAMNRFAVPLILYSPNPEYNLKGVNPEVAQQIDIYPTLADLIGYHKQIRSWGRSLVSDNKYPSIVVNSDGASEQFIIGNHMYRFDGKEITGVYDKNDLGFEKNLLGKVKTPEIEMGMQTAKAWYQDYMDRVINRKLY from the coding sequence ATGAAATTTTTTAAAGAATTTAGAAAACAAGAAGTTCTGGTCCTTGTGTACCGGATTTTCTTAGCATATGTTTTTTATCAGATTGCCCGTCTTTTGTTTTGGTATTTCAATAAAGAACTCATCAAAGTGGATTCTGTTTCAGATTATTTCAGTCTGGCATTTCATGGAACCGCCTTTGATACTACGGCCATTTTATACGTTAATGCCCTGTTTATTTTGTTGAGTCTTGTTCCAATCATTATCAATACAAAAAAAACGTATCAAACCGTTTTGTTTTGGCTGTATTTTGTAACCAATGGCATTGCCTATGCTATGAATTTTGGTGATTTTATCTATTACAAGTTTTCACAAGCAAGACTGACCTCTACAGCTTTGGACGTTGCCAAGCATGAATCCAATGTTTTTAAAGTCTTTACAGTTTCTTTAGGCCAACATCCTTTTGTTCTGATCTGGTTTGTTGTTTTAATGGCAGTTTGGGTTTTCCTCTATAAAAAAGTGAAGATCACAGAACAGAAACCGAAACACCTTATTCCGTACTTTATCTGGTCTGTGCTTACCCTATGTGGCACAGCGGTTTTAGTTGTGGGAGGAATCCGTGGTGATTTCAAGCACAGCACAAGACCAATCAATTTAGTGGATGCCAATCGTTTTGTCGTTAACCCGCTTCAGGGAAATATAGTTTTAAACAGTACATTTTCATTTTTCAGAACTCTGGGAACCAATAATTTTAAAGAAGTTCATTTTGTAGATGAAAAATATATTGCTGATCATGTTCAGCCTTATAAAATATACGATAGGAAAGTAGAGAACCGTCCCAATGTTGTCATTTTTATTGTAGAATCTTTTGGTAGAGAATATTCAGGAGCTTTTAATAAAGATAAAAATATAAAAGGTTACGTTTCTTACACCCCTTTTATAGACAGCCTTGCGGGCCAGAGCTTGATTTTTCCGAATACCTTTGCCAATGGAAGACAGTCTATTCATGGGATGAGCAGCGTACTGGCAGGAATTCCAAGCCTTACCGATGCTTTTACCAGCTCACCCTATTCCAATCAGAAAATCCAGTCTATTGTTTCAGTTTGCAATGATCTGGGCTATGATACCTCTTTTTATCACGGAGCTCCGAACGGATCGATGGGTTTTCTCGGATTTGGAAATATATTAGGATTTAAGCATTATTTCGGGAAAAATGAATACAATCATGATGAAGATTTTGACGGAATGTGGGCAATATGGGACGAACCGTTTCTTCAGTATTTTGCTAAAAATGTAGGAAAGAAGCAGCCGTTTATGACCACAGTATTTACGGCCTCTTCACACCACCCGTTTAAAATTCCTGAAAAATACAATGGCAAATTCAAAAAAGGAACCATAGAAATGCATGAGCCTATCCAGTATACGGATTATGCCATCAAAAAATATTTTGAAACTGCTAAAAAAGAACCTTGGTTCAACAATACCATCTTTGTTTTCACGGGAGATCATACCAATCAGGTTGCTTACGGTGAATATGAGAAAGCAATGAACCGTTTTGCTGTTCCGCTTATCCTGTATTCCCCAAATCCTGAATACAATCTTAAAGGAGTAAATCCTGAAGTGGCTCAGCAGATAGATATCTATCCTACACTGGCAGATCTTATCGGATATCATAAGCAGATCCGAAGCTGGGGCAGGAGTCTTGTAAGCGATAACAAATATCCATCCATCGTAGTGAATTCAGATGGAGCTTCGGAACAATTCATCATAGGAAACCATATGTACCGTTTTGATGGAAAGGAGATTACAGGAGTATATGATAAAAATGATCTTGGATTTGAAAAAAACCTGTTGGGTAAAGTAAAAACGCCTGAAATAGAAATGGGAATGCAAACTGCAAAAGCCTGGTATCAGGATTATATGGACAGGGTGATCAACAGGAAGCTGTATTGA
- a CDS encoding phosphatidylcholine/phosphatidylserine synthase: protein MNFIKNNLANLLTLANLFAGCIGAIHLILGDYQTTAICLVLSSIFDFFDGFVARALKSNSNMGLQLDSLADMVSFGLIPGLTMYKALEPFGNEILGLHLPFDISYIGLLVTVFSCLRLAIFNLDEEQRYYFKGLNTPTNTVLLFGLYYAFKETGTFGFLFDNSLLLILLTIITSWLLISPIKMMAMKFKSKKLQDNYPKVILLGGGIAILILFQTVGIPMLVIYYIIVSLVFQRQLK, encoded by the coding sequence ATGAATTTCATAAAAAATAATCTGGCCAATTTGCTGACGCTTGCTAATTTATTTGCAGGCTGTATTGGAGCAATACATCTTATTTTAGGAGATTATCAGACTACAGCAATCTGTCTGGTTCTTTCTTCTATCTTTGATTTCTTTGACGGGTTTGTTGCCCGGGCCTTAAAATCAAACTCCAATATGGGTCTTCAGCTGGATTCTCTTGCGGATATGGTGAGCTTCGGACTGATTCCGGGACTTACAATGTACAAAGCTCTTGAGCCTTTTGGAAATGAAATTTTAGGATTACACCTTCCTTTTGACATTAGCTACATCGGCCTTTTGGTGACGGTTTTCTCATGTCTTAGATTGGCAATATTTAATCTTGATGAGGAACAGCGTTATTATTTTAAAGGACTGAATACGCCAACCAATACTGTATTGCTTTTTGGTTTGTATTATGCCTTTAAAGAAACGGGAACCTTTGGCTTTCTATTTGACAATTCATTGTTGCTGATCCTGCTTACCATTATTACATCATGGCTTCTGATTAGCCCGATCAAGATGATGGCCATGAAATTCAAATCGAAAAAGCTGCAGGACAATTATCCGAAAGTTATTTTATTAGGCGGCGGAATTGCCATTCTGATTCTATTTCAGACCGTTGGTATTCCCATGCTTGTTATTTATTATATAATAGTATCACTGGTTTTTCAGAGACAGTTGAAGTAG
- a CDS encoding 3'-5' exonuclease, protein MNLKLHKPLCIFDLETTGTNIGKDKIVEICILKVNPDASRESKTWRVNPEMPIPKESSEIHGIYDEDIKDAPTFRDIAAKVMEMISGSDLGGFNSNRFDVPLLAEELLRVDIDFDLNKFKLVDAQTIFHKKEPRNLGAAYQFYCGKVLENAHSAEADVMATFEVLDAQVGKYDDIPNEIAPLSEFTFHNKNADLAGFIGYNDKTEAVFNFGKYKGQVVKAVFQKDLGYYGWLQNADFPLYTKKVFTKIQLSSKF, encoded by the coding sequence ATGAATTTAAAACTCCATAAACCTCTTTGCATTTTTGATCTTGAAACTACAGGAACCAATATTGGAAAAGACAAAATTGTAGAGATCTGTATTTTAAAAGTAAATCCGGACGCATCGAGGGAAAGCAAAACCTGGCGTGTAAACCCGGAAATGCCCATTCCTAAAGAATCCAGCGAGATCCATGGAATTTATGATGAAGACATAAAAGATGCCCCTACATTCAGAGACATTGCGGCGAAAGTGATGGAAATGATTTCAGGAAGTGATTTGGGAGGCTTCAATTCAAACCGTTTCGATGTTCCTCTTTTGGCGGAAGAACTTTTAAGAGTAGACATTGATTTTGACCTGAATAAGTTCAAACTGGTGGATGCACAGACAATTTTCCACAAAAAAGAACCGAGAAACTTAGGAGCAGCTTACCAGTTTTACTGTGGAAAAGTTCTTGAGAATGCCCACTCTGCAGAAGCAGATGTAATGGCTACTTTTGAAGTCCTGGATGCGCAGGTCGGGAAGTATGACGATATCCCGAATGAAATTGCTCCTCTAAGTGAATTTACATTCCATAACAAGAATGCTGATCTTGCAGGATTTATCGGATACAATGATAAAACGGAAGCTGTTTTCAACTTCGGAAAATATAAAGGACAGGTAGTGAAAGCTGTATTCCAAAAGGATTTAGGCTATTACGGATGGCTTCAGAATGCAGATTTCCCACTTTACACGAAGAAAGTCTTCACTAAAATTCAACTATCAAGCAAATTTTAA
- a CDS encoding putative signal transducing protein: MSNLVRFKFYETALEANRDKQILAENGVNGFIANEQLIQSDWLLSQAVGGIQLQVFEEDLEKAKQILKDYNDNEAYSLEVEHTIENPGFDFVCPKCGSNHIYRDDRATSFFGISILSSQKFVCYYCGNEFTH; this comes from the coding sequence ATGTCAAACCTGGTCCGTTTTAAATTCTACGAAACAGCCCTTGAAGCCAACAGGGACAAACAAATCCTTGCCGAAAACGGAGTGAATGGTTTCATTGCCAACGAACAGCTGATCCAGTCGGACTGGTTGCTTTCACAAGCTGTAGGCGGTATTCAGCTACAGGTTTTTGAGGAAGATCTGGAGAAGGCCAAGCAGATTCTGAAGGACTACAACGACAATGAAGCGTATTCACTGGAAGTGGAACATACCATTGAGAATCCCGGTTTTGACTTTGTATGTCCGAAATGCGGCTCAAACCATATTTATAGAGATGACAGAGCCACGAGCTTTTTTGGAATTTCTATTTTGTCAAGCCAGAAATTTGTTTGCTATTACTGTGGGAATGAGTTTACGCACTAA
- a CDS encoding fumarylacetoacetate hydrolase family protein: MKIICIGRNYSEHAKELGNEIPEKPVIFMKPDTAVLKGNDFYIPEFSNDVHYELEVVVKISKGGKYIQKEVAHKHYEEISLGIDFTARDLQSELKSKGLPWELAKGFDGSAVVGNFFNKESYDLEDLQFSLLQNKEKVQDGNTKDMIFSFDDIIAFASQYFTLRVGDLIYTGTPKGVGKVNENDVLEAYLKDDKILDIRIL, encoded by the coding sequence ATGAAAATCATTTGTATAGGAAGAAACTACAGCGAACATGCAAAAGAATTAGGAAATGAAATTCCTGAAAAGCCGGTTATTTTCATGAAACCTGACACCGCGGTTTTAAAAGGAAATGATTTTTATATTCCTGAATTTTCCAATGACGTACACTATGAGCTGGAAGTTGTTGTAAAGATTTCAAAAGGAGGAAAATATATTCAGAAAGAAGTGGCCCACAAACATTATGAGGAGATTAGTTTAGGAATAGACTTTACGGCAAGAGATCTTCAGAGTGAGCTTAAATCCAAAGGTCTTCCATGGGAGCTTGCCAAAGGTTTTGACGGCTCTGCGGTAGTGGGAAATTTCTTCAATAAAGAGAGCTATGATCTTGAAGATCTTCAGTTTTCGTTACTGCAAAACAAAGAAAAAGTTCAGGACGGCAATACAAAAGATATGATCTTTTCTTTTGATGATATTATCGCTTTTGCTTCCCAGTATTTTACATTGAGAGTAGGTGATCTTATTTATACCGGAACTCCAAAAGGGGTAGGAAAGGTGAATGAAAATGATGTGCTTGAAGCCTATCTGAAAGATGATAAAATTCTTGATATCCGAATATTATAA
- a CDS encoding universal stress protein, producing the protein MINIVLPVDFGDKTEQLVEGAVKFAKQLNGRIFLIHVAPSDIGFAIGDMGYQYFPEVEANEIKEELVQLNKIEQRIIAQGVDCEHLLKQGIAKDIILEYAKINHADYIVMGSHGRSGIYDVFVGSLTKGLTKDSPVPVLVLPIHD; encoded by the coding sequence ATGATAAATATTGTACTACCCGTAGATTTTGGGGACAAAACAGAGCAGCTTGTAGAAGGTGCCGTAAAATTTGCAAAACAGCTTAACGGAAGGATCTTTCTGATTCACGTGGCGCCATCGGATATTGGTTTTGCTATCGGTGATATGGGATATCAATATTTTCCTGAGGTGGAAGCCAATGAGATCAAGGAGGAGCTCGTACAGCTTAACAAGATCGAGCAGAGAATCATTGCACAGGGTGTAGACTGCGAACATCTTTTGAAACAGGGGATCGCTAAAGATATTATCCTGGAATACGCAAAGATTAACCATGCAGATTATATCGTAATGGGATCACACGGAAGAAGTGGAATCTACGATGTTTTCGTAGGAAGTTTAACGAAAGGGCTTACGAAGGACTCCCCGGTTCCCGTATTGGTACTTCCTATCCACGACTAA
- a CDS encoding DUF6427 family protein yields MFKLLSKESNIFSIPVYIGFLLLVVIIFNILNFNTYEAIIAGITFLGIALGYFCFHSIALNYQTHLPLFLYTFFIFGLYPGKLDIGIAVSLLTNSFLLLLLTSADEDIRKKSYVLVGAIVALNFIFLPTTWPMAVFVIVHVIATSQKISLNLFRFLLGIVMIVFSYFSIMFFFNFTTWNIDYFPFGKMKPMTDYTDLVPLIPIFLMLIYAVYDHFKNYNKKSPISRYKYTFLLVFSVAQLITIILYMNKNYEYLLLLAFPSSIILSRMIRFLPKYWMQEIGLWLIIISLIAFKAGTYFNLF; encoded by the coding sequence ATGTTTAAATTACTTTCAAAAGAAAGCAATATTTTTTCAATCCCTGTTTATATTGGTTTTCTTCTTTTAGTAGTTATAATATTTAACATACTGAATTTCAATACATATGAAGCTATTATTGCCGGAATAACTTTCCTGGGAATTGCTTTGGGATATTTTTGTTTTCACAGTATTGCTCTTAATTACCAGACGCATCTGCCGTTATTTTTATATACATTTTTTATTTTTGGGCTGTACCCCGGAAAACTGGATATTGGAATTGCCGTATCGCTGCTTACGAACTCTTTCCTGCTTTTGCTGCTTACCAGCGCAGATGAGGATATCAGGAAAAAATCTTACGTTTTGGTAGGAGCCATCGTTGCACTGAATTTTATTTTCCTGCCTACGACATGGCCAATGGCAGTTTTCGTGATTGTTCACGTTATTGCCACTTCACAAAAAATAAGTCTCAATCTCTTCAGGTTTCTTCTGGGAATTGTAATGATTGTATTCAGTTATTTTTCTATCATGTTCTTTTTCAATTTTACGACATGGAATATAGATTATTTCCCTTTCGGAAAAATGAAACCAATGACAGATTATACTGATCTGGTTCCTCTGATTCCTATTTTCCTGATGCTTATTTATGCAGTATATGACCACTTTAAGAACTATAATAAGAAAAGCCCGATAAGCCGATATAAGTATACTTTCCTGCTTGTTTTTTCGGTGGCTCAGCTGATTACTATTATTCTGTATATGAATAAAAACTACGAATATTTACTGCTTCTGGCTTTTCCGTCAAGTATTATCCTTAGCAGGATGATAAGATTTCTTCCTAAATACTGGATGCAGGAGATAGGCTTATGGCTTATCATTATAAGCTTGATTGCTTTTAAAGCAGGTACTTATTTTAATTTATTTTAA
- a CDS encoding DUF3109 family protein, with translation MIQIDDKLISEDIFSEEFVCNLTKCKGACCVEGDVGAPLDKDELEILDNIFDKIKPYLTQEGIKALEEQGTWTTDPADGMYVTPMVEDRECAYVTFDEKGITKCGIEKAYEDGAIDWQKPISCHLYPIRITEYSTFTALNYHEWSVCSDACALGKELQVPIYKFLKTPLTRKYGTDFYDVLCEAADEWKAAYGS, from the coding sequence ATGATTCAGATAGACGATAAATTGATTTCAGAGGATATATTTTCCGAAGAATTTGTTTGTAACCTTACGAAATGTAAGGGTGCATGCTGTGTGGAGGGGGATGTAGGTGCTCCTCTGGATAAGGATGAACTTGAGATTTTAGACAATATTTTTGATAAAATAAAGCCTTATCTTACACAGGAAGGTATCAAAGCTCTTGAAGAGCAAGGCACCTGGACAACAGATCCTGCAGATGGAATGTATGTAACCCCTATGGTGGAAGACCGCGAATGTGCGTACGTTACTTTTGATGAAAAAGGAATTACAAAATGTGGTATTGAAAAGGCCTATGAAGATGGCGCTATAGACTGGCAAAAACCGATCTCATGCCACCTCTACCCGATCCGTATCACGGAATATTCTACGTTCACTGCCCTGAACTATCATGAATGGAGTGTTTGCAGTGATGCATGTGCTCTGGGAAAAGAACTTCAGGTTCCTATCTATAAGTTCCTGAAAACTCCACTGACCAGAAAATATGGTACAGATTTCTACGATGTTTTATGTGAGGCTGCCGATGAATGGAAAGCGGCTTATGGCTCTTAA